From the genome of Trachemys scripta elegans isolate TJP31775 chromosome 2, CAS_Tse_1.0, whole genome shotgun sequence:
tgcccacccctgcactagagaaaGAGTAGCATTAAAACTGCTATTCCAAATATATTGGTACAGTACCAGggattcttttaaattaaatactgtaAACCTTTTTTAACCATTGGTCAAATTCTTAAATGTGATGTGAACTCCAGGGGTCAGATGCAGCATTCTGCTCAATGTACTTCAAACTGTCCCAAAAATAATGAGGGTTTGATAGTGCAAATCTAAATAGCCCTAGTATAGAGtaagtcatgattttattggaATATTAAGACACATTCTACAAATAAACTAGTCACTTGTTCCTTTAATTCAGATGGCAGTTTAATATATTTACATCTGATGCTACCAAAACCTTGCCCAGATAGCAGTATTTCATCTCACCTTACATCCTGGAAAGTACTAAAACTTCATTCAATCCTGACTGCAAGCAGTCACCAGTTGCACTCCAGTTAGAGTTAAACTCTGCAAATTGCAGTATCCGAACCAATAAGGCTAAGGAGAGGAAGGGTGATGCACACCACCTGAAAGCTTTCAGCTCAGGGCCAGAAAAACTGAATTCAGTAGGACTCCGTGTTCTGCCTGCATGGAGCTCACTGCAGGAACAAGGCCCAGGATTCCAGCACTTATGCTTTCAGCCAGAACCATAAAACTGCAGAGAGGCACAAACGTTAAAAATATAGATGGCAAAGATATTAAattttgtgcagcacctggcacaatggggtcctggtccatgactagagctctgTAACCCTAccgcaatgcaaataataaatgaagagaaactaaaaaatattttggttcagaTTTAATTCAGGTTTTGGACAGTTTGGGATGGtgttttttgttctgctttttttAATCAGACTTGGTTTATCATACCTAGCTCCCTGCCATTGATTTTTCTGTCCCTTAGTCATCCACTTTATCCTACATCCATGACTCTACCTTTGTTCTCAGTAAGGAGATTACACcacactgcattaaaaaaaaaaaaaaaaaatcaatatatgtCTCTTGACCCTCTCTGATTAACATCATTCTTTTGCTAGAGCaggtttatttaaataaaggaatAGTGTTGTATGCAACGACGATTGTAATCTTGGCTATTTCCTATTTGCTTAATTACTTCATTGACAATTATTTTCCAAGGAATAATTTtaaacaactggaaaaaaaatagaaacttgaGACCCTGGCAGGAGAAGCCCTGCATCCTTGCCCAAGGCCCTAGCAGAAGCAGTAAACAACAGATACAattgctagagctggtcaaacagTAATCATCCAATAGACTGATTCATTTCACAATATTATTTAAACAAACTGTATGACCTTTTTCCTCCATTATTCACGCTATTTATAGATCTCAGTAAAAAAGTCATGAAAGTTCACAAATATCTaggattttacatattttttctaataaaatttgtACTTAGCATTGCTCTCCCAGTTCAGTAAATGCAGCACTAAAGCCTAGACCATAGCAGTCAAGAGACCAAGGTAATAAGGTAAGGGTCAGTAGCAGGATTCCTAAGGGAGCTCTAAGCACCCCTACAGATGACACagctgtaaacattttttttttatgtaaagaATCATAATTTTTGTAATCTAAACAATTAATTAGTATACTGACCTGGTGTCCCTGAGAAAAAGGTTCAAAATTTCTCTCCCAATCCTTAGAGCAAACATAAATCTTCTAAGAggttcccctccgccccccacaaTCAGATTAACCAAAACAAGTCGTTTTGCTACAGTTTAAGACAAATGTAATTTTGCTTTGTATTCTTTTGGGGATTACATTTTGTTGTGTTATTTTCCATAGCTGCAGCCCCGATGCTGCAAACTCGTGAACACGTGAGTAGCTTAATGCACAAGAGGAGTCCCACAGAGCTCACCAGGACAATTCACAAGCATCCGCATAAAATGTTTGCAAGAGCAGGGCCTAAGACATTAAAGACAAAGAGGATAAGTAAACCAGAGACCATTTGTCAGTTCCTGCATTGATGACAAAGGGAACAGTCAGCACAGTACCTGTGGCTGCTGACTTTAGGCAGGTAAGGAggtttttgcttttttccctgCAAATCTTTAAGAATTTTTCTCATTCTTTGTGGTTTATCATTCAGACCTTCCATTTTCAGGAGCTGAAAGCTTCTGGGCTGAGCAACGTGGAACTTGGTGGCTGGTGCAGATTTTTTCGTTTAGGTTGAGGTtcacatacatttaaaaacacaaaaacgcAAAACATAGCTTTCGGGTAGAAGCCCACTTAGTTTTGTATATTCTTTGCCATAATTCGAGCCCGGTTCACTCAGAACTCAATCCCAGGCTCACAGGAAAGTGTGTAAACCTAGCCCAAGTTTTGGCTGTGTAACAAACCCCAAATCAGAGAGTGTCACATGGCCTGGATTTTGCTGATGAACGTTTTGCACAAGCCTTCTTTATGAGCACATCTGTACAGCTAACATTGAAACTTAACATGAGCTTGTAGAAtgctttccccatcccccacagttATATGAGCTGCTGTTGGAGACGGACTTGTTTACAAAAGCCACAGTGTTCCCTACTtaattgtgttaaaaaaaataaaattaaaaaaaaacccctcagaaTAAACTATGAAAATTGAGCTGCCAAGTTTGTCCAGGTCACATGACACTTGGTCACACCAAGTCTTCTTATTCTAAGAACTCGTTAGTAATGTAGTAGTACAGTGTGGTGTTGTCAGCTGGCATGGTAGGAACTCTTCACGTCAGATGCCACAGGAGACTCTCTGACATGACAGAGCCTTCACAGCCCTCTGGCAGGACAGGTAAGTCAAAAAGGACCTTCCTGAACTTTCACAGTAAACACAACTGGATCAGCTAAGCACTTCCATGCAGGAGACTGATTCCATGATATCTCGCTATCCAGACAGTTAATACTGCTGCTAAACAGTTAACACAAGTTATTTAGGTCAGCCCTTAAACAATTCTCATTTCCAGCTGTCTAGCTTAGGCATTTCTAATGCTCCCATCACCGTAGTATAGAGGCACCAACTAGTTTAGTTGGTTTAAACACCAAATTTGTCAAACTTTTATATGTCCAAATCCTTATGCTGTCTGAATTATTCTTTAAGAGCTGTGTTGTTTCAATTCCTTTCTAAGAGCTGAGTGAAGCTAGCAGTACAGAGACATTCTGCTCCTACGCATGGCTTCACTGATCAGGTATGCAGGGCTCAGCTCAGGCTCTTCTGTCATGATTGCAATGTTCTGCCATTCCCCTAGTTgatttgactttttaatggtgtcCACTACGCACAAGGCATACAGGCAGTCATCGAAAGTCGCAGCCATGGTGAGGGGCCTCCCATCCCAGGTTCTCCTGTCATCCTGGTCCTCAAACGCTTGCCGGATGGCCTGTACCATCTTAATAGTGCCCTGAAGGTATGGGGATGGGATATCACTGAATGCTTTCTCAGGCAGTAAGGAGTTGCTGACTGGCATAGAGTCCTTTAGAAGGAGCTCTCTTTGAGGAGAGCTGTTGCTCTGCCCATACAGATCAGTGCCTATTACAATCAGTCGACCAGTTGAACCTACCATAATAATATCCTGTTTGAATTCCCCAGGGACATTGAAGTTAAGGGTCACagtgcagcacacccctccttCCAGAACCATTTGAAACGTGCAAAAGTCATCACTGGTGATCTGACGTATTCCCTTGATGTGGTCTGTCTGTTTCACAAAGGTCTTGAGCAGCCCATGCACTTTCACAGCCTTCTGGCTGGTGAGGAAGGTCAAGAGGTCGATGATATAGGTACCGACCGAGtgcaaacccccgccccccatcaggTCATCACAGCTCCAGTTGTACTTCTTGCCCAGCAGACTTCCGCTGTGCACCTGCACCTCGcacaccagcagctcccccacaTAGCCCTCCTGAATCAGCTGCTTCATTTTCACAAAGGCAGGCAGGAAGCGGAGAACGTTCCCCATGATGCTCATGAGCTTGGGGTAATAATGGGCCGCAGACATCATCCTGAAGGCATCCAGGGGAGTTGCTGTTCGGTCACAGATAACATTTTTTCCAATGCctgcaaaacagtaaaaaaaaaaaaaaaaaaaaaccagagtgAGCGAGCTCAGGACATTTTAATGGGCAAATATTGATCAAGACCAACAAGAGACATATTGGAAAGAAGACAACATTTTGTGAACCAGTGGTACCATATGCACAAAAATCCCGCAGTGTATTCATAAGATGTGTCAACTGACTGAGTACTGCAATGAAAACGAACCCCTTCCTGTTTTCAAAATTCATTCATCAAAAAAAGTGGGTACGAAAGTGAGAAGTTAATCCTAGCCTTCCCTCATTCTTACTTGCAGAAGCGCATGGTAGAGGAGATCTTATGCCCATAGTAGCCCACActaggacactgaaaatcctGGGATTTTCTTCTGAGGGGACTCATTTCTCCATACCTACCCTTTCTGTTTGATGGATTTTGTAGGGGAGGGAAGTGTATTGGATTGATTATTTTGGGTGGGGGAGCGGGAAATAGTATTTTACCCAAAAGAACATCACGTATCATTCTGGCTGAGGTGCAAAATATTTGAGGGAGCCCCTTGTCAAGATGTTAGTAACATATCTAGGATGTCAAAGAAGACCTGTGATGTCTCAAAAGAggtcaaacatgtaaacatataGCTGGGACGATCTGTCCTCCAACATTTCCCATATGTGCACATTGTTATATTGAACCTTTTATGAGGATTCTGTTTTAACAAGCTATCTGCATGTACTGAATGCAATTCGGGTTTTGATATCTAATAGTTGTTTTATTACTGACTTCTTCTTGATGGCTTCTTTCTTCCTGTACATATACAAATGCAGTGCTGGCAAGGTAAAGTTACAGGAATAGACCTGCAATAACTGCTAGCATGCAGAAAGCAATTCAAAATGACAGCAAGGTAAATCACTTTGTACCATTCCAATTTGAGCATTAGTTACAAGTAACACCTGTTCCCAGATAAAAAAAAGACTCAAATTGTTGTATATATTATGGCTGTACCTGGGCTTTTCACATGTAAAGGAGGGTGAAAAGAACAGACAGTTCTTGAAGTCTTAATTCCATTTATAATAGCACAGATGGATTTTTATGTCCAATGAGCAATGGCAGAACTCCTATCACCTATCCGGCCCTGAATTATGTCCTGCCTTCTTCTAAACAAAAGCCTGAGAGGAGGAAGGAAGTTCTTGTGGAGAAGGACTCAGGAGATGCATATTCAGTTCTTGTCTCAGACTAAATGTGTGATCTCAGGAAACCCATTTAATCTCTGTGTGACTCAGTCCCTTGTCTCTAAAACTAAATATAGTACTTCCCTCCTTCATAGGGGTGTTTTGAGGATATGTTCATAAATGTTTATCAGGTGCTCAGATGGGAGGTCATAAGGACAGACAACCCCTTGGGGTCAGACTGGGACCACTCACATAAGTAACTAACTGCTCGCACATGGGGAGGAAAAAGGGTCACAATCTGGCCTTGACAATCAATTCATATACACTTCCTATTTAGTCTTTGTCTGCTACATATGGGACCAATCAGAATTGGAGCTAGGGCTGTCACCACCGAAGAGGTAGTCAAAACTGGTAAATCATCTCCACAGGACTGAATGAACTGGATTA
Proteins encoded in this window:
- the GFOD1 gene encoding glucose-fructose oxidoreductase domain-containing protein 1 isoform X2 is translated as MMSAAHYYPKLMSIMGNVLRFLPAFVKMKQLIQEGYVGELLVCEVQVHSGSLLGKKYNWSCDDLMGGGGLHSVGTYIIDLLTFLTSQKAVKVHGLLKTFVKQTDHIKGIRQITSDDFCTFQMVLEGGVCCTVTLNFNVPGEFKQDIIMVGSTGRLIVIGTDLYGQSNSSPQRELLLKDSMPVSNSLLPEKAFSDIPSPYLQGTIKMVQAIRQAFEDQDDRRTWDGRPLTMAATFDDCLYALCVVDTIKKSNQLGEWQNIAIMTEEPELSPAYLISEAMRRSRMSLYC
- the GFOD1 gene encoding glucose-fructose oxidoreductase domain-containing protein 1 isoform X1, translating into MLPGVGVFGTSLTARVIIPLLKDEGFSVKAIWGRTQEEAEELAKEMSVPFYTSRIDEVLLHQDVDLVCINLPPPLTRQIAVKTLGIGKNVICDRTATPLDAFRMMSAAHYYPKLMSIMGNVLRFLPAFVKMKQLIQEGYVGELLVCEVQVHSGSLLGKKYNWSCDDLMGGGGLHSVGTYIIDLLTFLTSQKAVKVHGLLKTFVKQTDHIKGIRQITSDDFCTFQMVLEGGVCCTVTLNFNVPGEFKQDIIMVGSTGRLIVIGTDLYGQSNSSPQRELLLKDSMPVSNSLLPEKAFSDIPSPYLQGTIKMVQAIRQAFEDQDDRRTWDGRPLTMAATFDDCLYALCVVDTIKKSNQLGEWQNIAIMTEEPELSPAYLISEAMRRSRMSLYC